One region of Triticum aestivum cultivar Chinese Spring chromosome 6B, IWGSC CS RefSeq v2.1, whole genome shotgun sequence genomic DNA includes:
- the LOC123137247 gene encoding ATP synthase subunit 9, mitochondrial-like, with translation MEVQAQVLQIIYKKSKKEQRRKNVTRKVFSRLEMLEGAKSIGAGAATIALARAAIGIGNVLSSLIHSVARNLSLSKQSFGYAILGFALTEAIALFAPMMAFLISFVFRSHKKS, from the coding sequence ATGGAGGTGCAGGCCCAAGTACTTCAAATCATCTACAAGAAATCCAAGAAAGAACAGCGAAGGAAAAACGTGACAAGAAAAGTGTTTTCTCGACTCGAGATGTTAGAAGGTGCTAAATCAATAGGTGCCGGAGCTGCTACAATTGCTTTAGCTAGAGCTGCTATCGGTATTGGAAACGTTCTCAGTTCTTTGATTCATTCCGTGGCGAGAAATCTATCATTGTCTAAACAATCATTTGGTTATGCCATTTTGGGCTTTGCTCTCACCGAAGCTATTGCATTGTTTGCCCCAATGATGGCCTTTCTGATCTCATTCGTTTTCCGATCGCATAAAAAGTCATGA